The following proteins come from a genomic window of Acinonyx jubatus isolate Ajub_Pintada_27869175 chromosome C1, VMU_Ajub_asm_v1.0, whole genome shotgun sequence:
- the MAP3K6 gene encoding mitogen-activated protein kinase kinase kinase 6 isoform X2, producing the protein MAGPCQRSGALVRAGSCWQDPLAEALSRGRPPTAPAGRGCARSRPLSVVYVLTREPQPGVEPEAGAEAEPLPLRCLREACAQLPGPRPRPQLRSLPFGTLALGDTAALDSFYNADVVVLEVSSSLAQPSLFYHLGVRESFSMTNNVLLCSQADLPDLQALREDVFQKNSDCVGSYTLIPYVVTATGRVLCGDAGLLRGLADGLVQAGVGTEALLTPLVGRLARLLEATPTDSCGYFRETIRQDIRQARERFCGQQLQQELARLQRRLDSVELLSPDIIMNLLLSYRDVQDYSAIIELVETLQALPTCDVAQQHNVCFHYTFALNRRNRPGDREKALAVLLPLVQCEGSVAPDLYCMCGRVYKDMFFSSGFQDAGHREQAYHWYRKAFDVEPSLHSGINAAVLLIAAGQRFEDSEELQLIGMKLGCLLARKGCVEKMQYYWDVGFYLGAQILANDLAQVALAAEQLYKLNAPIWYLVSMMETFLLYQHFRPTLEPLEGPPHRAHFWLRFLLQSCQPLKTACPQGDQCLVLVLEMNKVLLPARLEIQGADPVSAVTLSLLEPETEDIPSSWTFPVASICGVSTSKRDERCCFLYALPPAEDVQLCFPSVGHCQWFCSLIQAVVTNPDSTVPTEEAEGVGEVLEFDYEYTETGERLVLGKGTYGAVYAGRERHTRVRIAIKEIPERDSRFSQPLHEEIALHKRLRHKNIVRYLGSASQGGYLKIFMEEVPGGSLSSLLRSVWGPLQDNESTISFYTRQILQGLSYLHDNRIVHRDIKGDNVLINTFSGLLKISDFGTSKRLAGITPCTETFTGTLQYMAPEIIDQGPRGYGKAADIWSLGCTVIEMATGRPPFHELGSPQAAMFQVGMYKVHPPMPTSLSAEAQTFLLRTFEPDPRLRASAQALLGDPFLQPGKRSRSPGSPRPAPRPSDAPSASPTPSADSTTQSQTFPCPQAPFQHPPSPPKRCLSYGDTSQLRVPEEPGAEEPTSPEESSGLSLLHQESKRRAMLASVLEQELPTLAENLRLKQEQGPRLGRNHVEQLLRCLAAHIHTPNRRQLAQELRALQGQLRAQGLGPALLHGPLFAFPDAVKQILRRRHIRPHWMFVLDSLLSRAVRVALAVLGPGGPNGAGRRASEEVETEAVPPRSEESSKEEEPQSKQQETLVKLSRLPGEPEQGSPPLMVQLSLLRAETDRLRDVLAEKERECQALVQQALQQVSRKAGIFALASEPPAALTVDQGLVQWLQELNVDSGTIQMLLNHSFTLHTLLTCATRDDLIYTRIRGGMVCRIWRAILAQRAGSTPVTPGPQEAE; encoded by the exons ATGGCAGGGCCGTGCCAGCGGTCTGGAGCCCTGGTGCGCGCCGGCAGCTGCTGGCAGGACCCGCTCGCCGAGGCGCTGAGCCGGGGCCGGCCCCCCACCGCGCCCGCCGGCCGGGGCTGCGCGCGAAGCCGGCCGCTCAGCGTGGTTTATGTGCTGACCCGGGAGCCGCAGCCCGGGGTGGAGCCCGAGGCTGGAGCCGAGGCGGAGCCGCTGCCCCTGCGCTGCCTGCGCGAGGCCTGCGCGCAGCTCCCCGGGCCGCGACCGCGACCTCAGCTGCGCAGCCTACCCTTCGGGACGCTGGCGTTGGGAGACACCGCGGCGCTGGATTCCTTCTACAACGCGG ATGTGGTGGTGCTGGAGGTGAGCAGCTCCCTGGCACAGCCCTCCCTGTTCTACCACCTCGGCGTGCGTGAGAGCTTCAGCATGACCAACAACGTGCTCCTCTGCTCCCAGGCTGACCTCCCTGACCTGCAGGCCCTTCGG GAGGATGTTTTCCAGAAGAACTCG gATTGTGTTGGCAGCTACACACTGATCCCCTATGTGGTGACAGCCACGGGTCGGGTGCTGTGCGGTGATGCAGGCCTCCTGAGGGGCCTGGCTGATGGGCTGGTACAGGCCGGGGTGGGCACGGAGGCCCTGCTAACACCCCTGGTGGGCCGGCTCGCCCGCCTGCTGGAGGCCACGCCCACGGACTCTTG TGGCTACTTCCGGGAGACCATTCGGCAGGACATCCGGCAGGCCCGGGAGCGGTTCTGCGGGCAGCAGCTGCAGCAGGAGCTGGCTCGCCTGCAGCGGAGACTGGACAGCGTGGAGCTGCTGAGCCCCGACATCATCATGAACCTGTTGCTCTCCTACCGCGATGTGCAG GACTACTCAGCCATCATCGAGTTGGTGGAGACGCTGCAGGCCTTGCCCACCTGTGATGTGGCCCAGCAGCACAACGTCTGCTTCCACTACACGTTCGCCCTCAACCG GAGGAACAGGCCTGGGGACCGGGAGAAGGCCCTGGCTGTGCTTCTGCCGCTGGTACAGTGTGAGGGCTCCGTGGCACCTGACCTGTACTGCATGTGCGGCCGTGTCTACAAGGACATGTTCTTCAGCTCTGGCTTCCAGGACGCTGGGCACCGGGAGCAAGCCTATCACTG gtatCGCAAGGCCTTTGATGTGGAGCCCAGCCTCCACTCGGGCATCAACGCAGCTGTGCTGCTCATCGCTGCTGGGCAGCGCTTTGAGGACTCTGAGGAGCTCCAGCTCATAG GCATGAAGCTGGGCTGCCTGCTGGCCCGAAAAGGCTGTGTGGAAAAGATGCAGTATTACTGGGATGTAGGCTTCTACCTGGGAGCTCAGATCCTCGCCAATGACCTCGCCCAGGTGGCGCTGGCTGCAGAGCAGCTGTACAAGCTCAATGCTCCCATATG GTACCTGGTGTCCATGATGGAAACCTTCCTGCTGTACCAACACTTCAGACCCACGCTAGAGCCTCTTGAAGGACCCCCGCACCGTGCCCACTTTTGGCTCCGCTTTTTGCTACAGTCCTGTCAGCCACTCAAGACGGCTTGTCCCCAAGGGGACCAGTGCTTG GTGCTGGTCCTGGAGATGAACAAGGTGCTGCTGCCTGCGAGGCTCGAGATTCAGGGTGCTGACCCGGTGAGCGCAGTGACCCTGAGCCTGCTGGAGCCCGAAACCGAG GACATTCCATCCAGCTGGACCTTCCCAGTGGCCTCCATCTGCGGGGTCAG CACCTCGAAGAGGGACGAGCGCTGCTGCTTCCTCTACGCGCTCCCACCGGCTGAGGACGTGCAGCTGTGCTTTCCCAGCGTAGGGCACTGCCAGTG GTTCTGCAGCCTGATCCAAGCCGTGGTGACGAATCCGGATTCCACGGTGCCCACAGAGGAGGCGGAGGGCGTGGGGGAGGTgctggag ttcGATTACGAGTACACGGAGACCGGCGAGCGGCTGGTGCTGGGCAAGGGCACCTACGGGGCGGTGTACGCGGGCCGCGAGCGGCACACACGGGTGCGCATAGCCATTAAGGAGATCCCGGAGCGGGACAGCAG GTTCTCTCAACCCCTGCATGAAGAGATAGCGCTGCACAAACGCCTTCGCCACAAGAACATTGTGCGCTATCTGGGCTCCGCCAGCCAGGGCGGCTACCTCAAGATCTTCATGGAGGAAGTGCCCGGAG GCAGCCTGTCCTCCTTGCTGCGGTCAGTGTGGGGACCCCTGCAGGACAATGAGAGCACCATCAGTTTCTACACACGCCAGATCCTGCAGGGACTCAGCTACCTGCATGACAACCGCATTGTGCATCGAGACATCAAG GGGGACAATGTACTGATCAACACCTTCAGTGGGCTGCTCAAGATTTCTGATTTCGGCACGTCCAAGAGGCTGGCAGGCATCACACCCTGCACTGAGACCTTCACAG GGACCCTACAGTATATGGCCCCAGAAATCATTGACCAGGGCCCACGAGGGTATGGGAAGGCAGCTGACATCTGGTCACTGGGCTGCACTGTTATCGAGATGGCCACAGGTCGCCCACCCTTCCATGAGCTAGGGAGCCCGCAAGCCGCCATGTTTCAG GTGGGCATGTACAAGGTGCATCCGCCAATGCCCACTTCTCTGTCAGCGGAGGCCCAAACCTTCCTTCTCCGAACTTTTGAGCCAGACCCCCGTCTCCGAGCCAGTGCTCAGGCACTGCTGGGGGACCCCTTCCTGCAGCCTGGGAAGAGGAGCCGCAGCCCTGGCTCCCCCAGACCCGCACCGCGGCCCTCAG ATGCCCCTTCAGCCAGCCCCACTCCTTCGGCCGACTCGACCACCCAGTCCCAGACATTCCCGTGCCCACAGGCACCCTTTCAGCATCCACCGAGTCCACCCAAGCGCTGCCTCAGTTATGGAGACACCAGCCAGCTCCG GGTGCCTGAGGAGCCCGGGGCGGAGGAGCCCACGTCCCCCGAGGAGAGTTCTGGGCTGAGCCTGCTGCACCAGGAGAGCAAGCGCAGGGCCATGCTGGCCTCGGTGCTGGAGCAGGAGCTGCCCACGCTGGCGGAGAATCTGCGCCTGAAGCAGGAACAG GGTCCCCGTCTGGGCAGGAATCATGTGGAACAGCTGCTGCGCTGCCTTGCCGCGCACATCCACACGCCCAACCGTCGGCAGCTGGCCCAGGAGCTGCGGGCGCTGCAAGGGCAGCTGCGGGCCCAAGGCCTCGGGCCGGCGCTTCTGCATGGACCGCTCTTCGCCTTCCCGGATGCG gTGAAGCAGATCCTCCGCAGGCGCCATATCCGCCCACACTGGATGTTCGTACTGGACTCGCTGCTCAGCCGAGCTGTACGGGTAGCCCTGGCTGTCTTGGGCCCAGGCGGGCCGAATGGAGCTGGTCGGCGGGCCAGCGAGG AGGTGGAGACGGAGGCGGTCCCACCGAGGTCAGAGGAGTCAAGTAAAGAAGAGGAACCCCAGTCCAAGCAGCAGGAAACCTTGGTCAAGTTGAGCCGGCTCCCTGGGGAGCCAGAGCAGGGATCCCCGCCCCTGATGGTGCAGCTGAGCCTCTTGCGAGCAGAAACTGACAG GCTTCGAGATGTCCTGGCTGAGAAGGAGCGGGAGTGCCAGGCCCTGGTGCAACAAGCTCTACAGCAGGTCAGCCGGAAGGCAGGGATCTTTGCCCTGGCCTCCGAGCCCCCAG CTGCTCTCACAGTGGATCAGGGCCTGGTGCAGTGGCTACAGGAACTGAATGTGGATTCAGGCACCATCCAGATG CTGCTGAACCACAGTTTCACCCTCCATACCCTATTGACCTGTGCCACTCGAGATGACCTCATCTACACCCGCATCAG GGGAGGGATGGTATGCCGCATCTGGAGAGCCATCTTGGCACAGCGAGCAGGATCCACGCCGGTTACCCCTGGCCCCCAAGAGGCTGAATGA
- the MAP3K6 gene encoding mitogen-activated protein kinase kinase kinase 6 isoform X3 — translation MAGPCQRSGALVRAGSCWQDPLAEALSRGRPPTAPAGRGCARSRPLSVVYVLTREPQPGVEPEAGAEAEPLPLRCLREACAQLPGPRPRPQLRSLPFGTLALGDTAALDSFYNADVVVLEVSSSLAQPSLFYHLGVRESFSMTNNVLLCSQADLPDLQALREDVFQKNSDCVGSYTLIPYVVTATGRVLCGDAGLLRGLADGLVQAGVGTEALLTPLVGRLARLLEATPTDSCGYFRETIRQDIRQARERFCGQQLQQELARLQRRLDSVELLSPDIIMNLLLSYRDVQDYSAIIELVETLQALPTCDVAQQHNVCFHYTFALNRRNRPGDREKALAVLLPLVQCEGSVAPDLYCMCGRVYKDMFFSSGFQDAGHREQAYHWYRKAFDVEPSLHSGINAAVLLIAAGQRFEDSEELQLIGMKLGCLLARKGCVEKMQYYWDVGFYLGAQILANDLAQVALAAEQLYKLNAPIWYLVSMMETFLLYQHFRPTLEPLEGPPHRAHFWLRFLLQSCQPLKTACPQGDQCLVLVLEMNKVLLPARLEIQGADPVSAVTLSLLEPETEDIPSSWTFPVASICGVSTSKRDERCCFLYALPPAEDVQLCFPSVGHCQWFCSLIQAVVTNPDSTVPTEEAEGVGEVLEFDYEYTETGERLVLGKGTYGAVYAGRERHTRVRIAIKEIPERDSRFSQPLHEEIALHKRLRHKNIVRYLGSASQGGYLKIFMEEVPGGTCPAWDGNLSSLLRSVWGPLQDNESTISFYTRQILQGLSYLHDNRIVHRDIKGDNVLINTFSGLLKISDFGTSKRLAGITPCTETFTGTLQYMAPEIIDQGPRGYGKAADIWSLGCTVIEMATGRPPFHELGSPQAAMFQVGMYKVHPPMPTSLSAEAQTFLLRTFEPDPRLRASAQALLGDPFLQPGKRSRSPGSPRPAPRPSDAPSASPTPSADSTTQSQTFPCPQAPFQHPPSPPKRCLSYGDTSQLRVPEEPGAEEPTSPEESSGLSLLHQESKRRAMLASVLEQELPTLAENLRLKQEQGPRLGRNHVEQLLRCLAAHIHTPNRRQLAQELRALQGQLRAQGLGPALLHGPLFAFPDAVKQILRRRHIRPHWMFVLDSLLSRAVRVALAVLGPGGPNGAGRRASEEVETEAVPPRSEESSKEEEPQSKQQETLVKLSRLPGEPEQGSPPLMVQLSLLRAETDRLRDVLAEKERECQALVQQALQQVSRKAGIFALASEPPAAEPQFHPPYPIDLCHSR, via the exons ATGGCAGGGCCGTGCCAGCGGTCTGGAGCCCTGGTGCGCGCCGGCAGCTGCTGGCAGGACCCGCTCGCCGAGGCGCTGAGCCGGGGCCGGCCCCCCACCGCGCCCGCCGGCCGGGGCTGCGCGCGAAGCCGGCCGCTCAGCGTGGTTTATGTGCTGACCCGGGAGCCGCAGCCCGGGGTGGAGCCCGAGGCTGGAGCCGAGGCGGAGCCGCTGCCCCTGCGCTGCCTGCGCGAGGCCTGCGCGCAGCTCCCCGGGCCGCGACCGCGACCTCAGCTGCGCAGCCTACCCTTCGGGACGCTGGCGTTGGGAGACACCGCGGCGCTGGATTCCTTCTACAACGCGG ATGTGGTGGTGCTGGAGGTGAGCAGCTCCCTGGCACAGCCCTCCCTGTTCTACCACCTCGGCGTGCGTGAGAGCTTCAGCATGACCAACAACGTGCTCCTCTGCTCCCAGGCTGACCTCCCTGACCTGCAGGCCCTTCGG GAGGATGTTTTCCAGAAGAACTCG gATTGTGTTGGCAGCTACACACTGATCCCCTATGTGGTGACAGCCACGGGTCGGGTGCTGTGCGGTGATGCAGGCCTCCTGAGGGGCCTGGCTGATGGGCTGGTACAGGCCGGGGTGGGCACGGAGGCCCTGCTAACACCCCTGGTGGGCCGGCTCGCCCGCCTGCTGGAGGCCACGCCCACGGACTCTTG TGGCTACTTCCGGGAGACCATTCGGCAGGACATCCGGCAGGCCCGGGAGCGGTTCTGCGGGCAGCAGCTGCAGCAGGAGCTGGCTCGCCTGCAGCGGAGACTGGACAGCGTGGAGCTGCTGAGCCCCGACATCATCATGAACCTGTTGCTCTCCTACCGCGATGTGCAG GACTACTCAGCCATCATCGAGTTGGTGGAGACGCTGCAGGCCTTGCCCACCTGTGATGTGGCCCAGCAGCACAACGTCTGCTTCCACTACACGTTCGCCCTCAACCG GAGGAACAGGCCTGGGGACCGGGAGAAGGCCCTGGCTGTGCTTCTGCCGCTGGTACAGTGTGAGGGCTCCGTGGCACCTGACCTGTACTGCATGTGCGGCCGTGTCTACAAGGACATGTTCTTCAGCTCTGGCTTCCAGGACGCTGGGCACCGGGAGCAAGCCTATCACTG gtatCGCAAGGCCTTTGATGTGGAGCCCAGCCTCCACTCGGGCATCAACGCAGCTGTGCTGCTCATCGCTGCTGGGCAGCGCTTTGAGGACTCTGAGGAGCTCCAGCTCATAG GCATGAAGCTGGGCTGCCTGCTGGCCCGAAAAGGCTGTGTGGAAAAGATGCAGTATTACTGGGATGTAGGCTTCTACCTGGGAGCTCAGATCCTCGCCAATGACCTCGCCCAGGTGGCGCTGGCTGCAGAGCAGCTGTACAAGCTCAATGCTCCCATATG GTACCTGGTGTCCATGATGGAAACCTTCCTGCTGTACCAACACTTCAGACCCACGCTAGAGCCTCTTGAAGGACCCCCGCACCGTGCCCACTTTTGGCTCCGCTTTTTGCTACAGTCCTGTCAGCCACTCAAGACGGCTTGTCCCCAAGGGGACCAGTGCTTG GTGCTGGTCCTGGAGATGAACAAGGTGCTGCTGCCTGCGAGGCTCGAGATTCAGGGTGCTGACCCGGTGAGCGCAGTGACCCTGAGCCTGCTGGAGCCCGAAACCGAG GACATTCCATCCAGCTGGACCTTCCCAGTGGCCTCCATCTGCGGGGTCAG CACCTCGAAGAGGGACGAGCGCTGCTGCTTCCTCTACGCGCTCCCACCGGCTGAGGACGTGCAGCTGTGCTTTCCCAGCGTAGGGCACTGCCAGTG GTTCTGCAGCCTGATCCAAGCCGTGGTGACGAATCCGGATTCCACGGTGCCCACAGAGGAGGCGGAGGGCGTGGGGGAGGTgctggag ttcGATTACGAGTACACGGAGACCGGCGAGCGGCTGGTGCTGGGCAAGGGCACCTACGGGGCGGTGTACGCGGGCCGCGAGCGGCACACACGGGTGCGCATAGCCATTAAGGAGATCCCGGAGCGGGACAGCAG GTTCTCTCAACCCCTGCATGAAGAGATAGCGCTGCACAAACGCCTTCGCCACAAGAACATTGTGCGCTATCTGGGCTCCGCCAGCCAGGGCGGCTACCTCAAGATCTTCATGGAGGAAGTGCCCGGAGGTACCTGCCCTGCGTGGGATGGCAA CCTGTCCTCCTTGCTGCGGTCAGTGTGGGGACCCCTGCAGGACAATGAGAGCACCATCAGTTTCTACACACGCCAGATCCTGCAGGGACTCAGCTACCTGCATGACAACCGCATTGTGCATCGAGACATCAAG GGGGACAATGTACTGATCAACACCTTCAGTGGGCTGCTCAAGATTTCTGATTTCGGCACGTCCAAGAGGCTGGCAGGCATCACACCCTGCACTGAGACCTTCACAG GGACCCTACAGTATATGGCCCCAGAAATCATTGACCAGGGCCCACGAGGGTATGGGAAGGCAGCTGACATCTGGTCACTGGGCTGCACTGTTATCGAGATGGCCACAGGTCGCCCACCCTTCCATGAGCTAGGGAGCCCGCAAGCCGCCATGTTTCAG GTGGGCATGTACAAGGTGCATCCGCCAATGCCCACTTCTCTGTCAGCGGAGGCCCAAACCTTCCTTCTCCGAACTTTTGAGCCAGACCCCCGTCTCCGAGCCAGTGCTCAGGCACTGCTGGGGGACCCCTTCCTGCAGCCTGGGAAGAGGAGCCGCAGCCCTGGCTCCCCCAGACCCGCACCGCGGCCCTCAG ATGCCCCTTCAGCCAGCCCCACTCCTTCGGCCGACTCGACCACCCAGTCCCAGACATTCCCGTGCCCACAGGCACCCTTTCAGCATCCACCGAGTCCACCCAAGCGCTGCCTCAGTTATGGAGACACCAGCCAGCTCCG GGTGCCTGAGGAGCCCGGGGCGGAGGAGCCCACGTCCCCCGAGGAGAGTTCTGGGCTGAGCCTGCTGCACCAGGAGAGCAAGCGCAGGGCCATGCTGGCCTCGGTGCTGGAGCAGGAGCTGCCCACGCTGGCGGAGAATCTGCGCCTGAAGCAGGAACAG GGTCCCCGTCTGGGCAGGAATCATGTGGAACAGCTGCTGCGCTGCCTTGCCGCGCACATCCACACGCCCAACCGTCGGCAGCTGGCCCAGGAGCTGCGGGCGCTGCAAGGGCAGCTGCGGGCCCAAGGCCTCGGGCCGGCGCTTCTGCATGGACCGCTCTTCGCCTTCCCGGATGCG gTGAAGCAGATCCTCCGCAGGCGCCATATCCGCCCACACTGGATGTTCGTACTGGACTCGCTGCTCAGCCGAGCTGTACGGGTAGCCCTGGCTGTCTTGGGCCCAGGCGGGCCGAATGGAGCTGGTCGGCGGGCCAGCGAGG AGGTGGAGACGGAGGCGGTCCCACCGAGGTCAGAGGAGTCAAGTAAAGAAGAGGAACCCCAGTCCAAGCAGCAGGAAACCTTGGTCAAGTTGAGCCGGCTCCCTGGGGAGCCAGAGCAGGGATCCCCGCCCCTGATGGTGCAGCTGAGCCTCTTGCGAGCAGAAACTGACAG GCTTCGAGATGTCCTGGCTGAGAAGGAGCGGGAGTGCCAGGCCCTGGTGCAACAAGCTCTACAGCAGGTCAGCCGGAAGGCAGGGATCTTTGCCCTGGCCTCCGAGCCCCCAG CTGCTGAACCACAGTTTCACCCTCCATACCCTATTGACCTGTGCCACTCGAGATGA